The Deinococcus misasensis DSM 22328 genome segment CTCGGGGTGGAAAAACCTTTTGTGCCCCAGAAAAAGGCCCATCCCTGTTTCAGAACCCTGGACCTGCGGCAAGTGATGGAACACTTTGACAGGCAGGGTGTGGCTTACGTTCAGGACCACACGCTGGATGTGGCCCGCATTTTCACGAGCGATCCTTGGGGCAACCGGCTGGAAATTGTGCAAGGCGAGCACAAATCCATCCTTCCCCTCGAAAAAACACACCCGT includes the following:
- a CDS encoding glyoxalase, with amino-acid sequence MLTGLDHVLVPIPEGKEDTARAFYGSFLGLQELAKPAPLRARGGVWFALPDGRQLHLGVEKPFVPQKKAHPCFRTLDLRQVMEHFDRQGVAYVQDHTLDVARIFTSDPWGNRLEIVQGEHKSILPLEKTHP